TGGAAACTCAATCTATCAATGAGAATCAAATATGGGGAGGATTTTAATAATGAAAGAGATTAAAACAAAACAAGAGTTTGAAGAGGCGATTTTATCAACAAAACCAGTTATGGCCAAATTCTATGCCGAATATTGCCCAGACTGTCAGCATACCGATTTATTTATGCCCAACTTGGAAGAAGCGTTTAGAGAAAAAGTGGAAATGATTGCGGTAAATAGTGAACATTTTCCAGAGGTATTAGAGAAGCTGGATGTGTACGGAATCCCAAGCTTTATTGCTTTTAAAGAAGGGAAGGAACTGAACCGCTTTGTAAGTAAACTTGGAAAAAGTCAGGAAGAGGTTGAACAGTTTCTTAATCAAATTGTAGAGGCAAGTGGAAAACTAGGATAGAAAATCCTTGCCAATAAAT
This sequence is a window from Brevibacillus sp. JNUCC-41. Protein-coding genes within it:
- a CDS encoding thioredoxin family protein, translating into MKEIKTKQEFEEAILSTKPVMAKFYAEYCPDCQHTDLFMPNLEEAFREKVEMIAVNSEHFPEVLEKLDVYGIPSFIAFKEGKELNRFVSKLGKSQEEVEQFLNQIVEASGKLG